A region from the Clavibacter sp. A6099 genome encodes:
- a CDS encoding DUF6504 family protein: MRIDEDVEVELSDDGSPLRFTWRDVVYGVVSSPERWIARVDWWQRTGRAPRGASAHLLELSMWRVEAVPLTTGARRVDGSFDLSVDARGRWSLVTASDEELDVRLFA; the protein is encoded by the coding sequence ATGCGGATCGACGAGGACGTGGAGGTCGAGCTCTCGGACGACGGATCGCCGCTGCGGTTCACCTGGCGGGACGTGGTCTACGGCGTCGTCAGCTCGCCCGAGCGGTGGATCGCGCGGGTCGACTGGTGGCAGCGCACGGGCCGCGCGCCCCGCGGTGCGAGCGCCCACCTGCTGGAGCTGTCGATGTGGCGCGTCGAGGCCGTGCCGCTCACCACGGGCGCGCGCCGGGTCGACGGCTCGTTCGACCTGAGCGTCGACGCGCGCGGTCGCTGGTCGCTCGTCACCGCGTCGGACGAGGAGCTCGACGTGCGCCTGTTCGCCTGA
- a CDS encoding dienelactone hydrolase family protein, translating into MPVILTEIPLPAASPDASPGLHGVLAVPEGEGPWPAVVVVHEAFGVTDVMRRQAERLAEAGFLALMPDLFSAGGARRCLVATFRTLAAGEGRAFVDVESARRALLARADCTGRVGVIGFCMGGGFALAAASRGFDASSVNYGMLPEDLDGVLDGACPIVASYGGRDRQLAGSADRLEAALVAHGIDHDVREYAAAGHSFLNDAEMGPRPLRPVLRAVGMGPEPASAADAWRRIDAFLDAHLRGEERTGA; encoded by the coding sequence ATGCCCGTGATCCTCACCGAGATCCCCCTGCCCGCGGCCTCGCCGGATGCGTCGCCCGGGCTGCACGGCGTGCTCGCGGTGCCCGAGGGCGAGGGGCCGTGGCCCGCGGTCGTGGTGGTGCACGAGGCCTTCGGCGTCACCGACGTCATGCGCCGCCAGGCCGAGCGCCTCGCCGAGGCCGGCTTCCTGGCGCTCATGCCCGACCTCTTCTCCGCCGGCGGCGCGCGCCGCTGCCTGGTCGCGACCTTCCGCACGCTCGCGGCGGGGGAGGGCCGGGCGTTCGTCGACGTCGAGTCCGCCCGCCGCGCGCTCCTCGCCCGCGCCGACTGCACGGGCCGCGTCGGCGTCATCGGCTTCTGCATGGGCGGCGGGTTCGCCCTGGCGGCGGCCTCCCGCGGCTTCGACGCGTCGAGCGTCAACTACGGGATGCTCCCGGAGGACCTCGACGGGGTGCTCGACGGCGCGTGCCCGATCGTCGCGAGCTACGGCGGCCGCGACCGGCAGCTCGCGGGATCCGCCGACCGCCTGGAGGCCGCCCTCGTGGCGCACGGCATCGACCACGACGTGCGGGAGTACGCCGCCGCCGGGCACTCCTTCCTCAACGACGCCGAGATGGGTCCCCGGCCGCTCCGCCCGGTGCTGCGCGCGGTGGGGATGGGGCCGGAGCCCGCATCCGCGGCGGACGCCTGGCGCCGGATCGACGCGTTCCTCGACGCCCATCTGCGTGGCGAGGAGCGCACGGGGGCTTAG
- a CDS encoding App1 family protein: MAPSSKKKKKHATRTLLESPAAAPVLHRAARIEDRIHEIREGRARKRGLKPTVIPYAGYGSVRWVRVLCRVLLTDPKSKRALAGDKVVRGWRSFTSVPLTDVDVVVEIDGTEHHVRADRGGVVDQVVEASLTSGWHTIRIRAQGSETVEAPVFIVGDDVRTGILSDIDDTVMVTALPRPFLAAWNTFVLDEHARTPTPGMAVLYERLRLQHEGAPVLYLSTGAWNVAPTLTRFLSRNLYPPGPILLTDWGPTVDRWFRSGMEHKRNNLRRLAEEFPHVKWILAGDDGQHDELLYGEFAVQHPDNVEVVLIRQLSAGEAVLAGGRAKAEKRALDSSIPWVYAPDGASLLAQLDDLGLADDSGTRIGT, translated from the coding sequence GTGGCCCCCTCCTCGAAGAAGAAGAAGAAGCACGCGACCCGCACGCTCCTCGAGTCACCGGCCGCCGCACCCGTGCTGCACCGGGCGGCGCGCATCGAGGACCGCATCCACGAGATCCGCGAGGGCCGTGCGCGCAAGCGCGGGCTGAAGCCCACCGTCATCCCGTACGCCGGCTACGGATCCGTGCGCTGGGTCCGCGTCCTCTGCCGGGTCCTCCTCACCGACCCGAAGAGCAAGCGCGCGCTGGCCGGCGACAAGGTCGTCCGCGGGTGGCGGAGCTTCACGAGCGTCCCGCTCACCGACGTCGACGTCGTCGTCGAGATCGACGGGACCGAGCACCACGTGCGGGCGGACCGCGGCGGCGTCGTCGACCAGGTCGTCGAGGCGAGCCTGACGAGCGGCTGGCACACCATCCGCATCCGGGCGCAGGGATCCGAGACCGTCGAGGCGCCCGTCTTCATCGTGGGCGACGACGTGCGCACCGGGATCCTCAGCGACATCGACGACACCGTCATGGTCACCGCGCTCCCCCGGCCGTTCCTCGCCGCCTGGAACACCTTCGTGCTCGACGAGCACGCGCGCACGCCCACCCCGGGCATGGCCGTGCTCTACGAGCGCCTCCGCCTGCAGCACGAGGGCGCGCCCGTCCTCTACCTCTCGACGGGGGCGTGGAACGTCGCCCCGACGCTCACCCGGTTCCTGTCGCGGAACCTCTACCCGCCGGGACCGATCCTGCTCACCGACTGGGGTCCCACCGTCGACCGGTGGTTCCGCAGCGGCATGGAGCACAAGCGCAACAACCTGCGGCGCCTCGCGGAGGAGTTCCCGCACGTGAAGTGGATCCTCGCGGGCGACGACGGCCAGCATGACGAGCTGCTCTACGGCGAGTTCGCCGTGCAGCACCCCGACAACGTCGAGGTCGTCCTCATCCGGCAGCTCTCGGCGGGCGAGGCCGTGCTCGCGGGTGGCCGGGCGAAGGCGGAGAAGCGCGCCCTCGACAGCTCGATCCCGTGGGTCTACGCGCCGGACGGGGCGAGCCTGCTCGCGCAGCTCGACGACCTCGGCCTCGCCGACGACTCGGGCACCCGGATCGGCACCTGA
- the pnuC gene encoding nicotinamide riboside transporter PnuC, which yields MAALEWLFDAQLRIGDQTILWREIVGNLFGLASALGGMRRKVWAWPVGIVGNVLLFTVFLGAVFGTPNPVNLLGQAGRQVMFIAVSVYGWYRWQQARHGGAPVVPQWASGRERILLVVALVGGTALLTPVFRALGSYEPVWADAWIFVGSLLATYGMAKGWVEFWLVWVAVDLVGVPLLVSAGYYASAFMYVFYGAFTLTGFFVWMRARGTDAPAVETAFPDPRIVEAPAER from the coding sequence ATGGCGGCACTCGAGTGGCTGTTCGACGCGCAGCTCCGCATCGGCGACCAGACCATCCTCTGGCGCGAGATCGTCGGCAACCTCTTCGGCCTCGCCAGCGCGCTCGGCGGCATGCGCCGGAAGGTCTGGGCGTGGCCCGTCGGCATCGTCGGCAACGTGCTCCTCTTCACCGTCTTCCTCGGCGCGGTCTTCGGCACGCCGAACCCCGTCAACCTCCTCGGCCAGGCCGGCCGCCAGGTCATGTTCATCGCCGTGTCCGTCTACGGCTGGTACCGCTGGCAGCAGGCCAGGCACGGCGGCGCTCCCGTCGTGCCGCAGTGGGCGTCCGGTCGCGAGCGGATCCTGCTCGTGGTCGCGCTCGTCGGCGGCACCGCGCTGCTCACCCCCGTCTTCCGCGCGCTCGGCTCCTACGAGCCCGTCTGGGCCGACGCCTGGATCTTCGTCGGCTCGCTCCTCGCCACCTACGGCATGGCCAAGGGCTGGGTCGAGTTCTGGCTGGTCTGGGTGGCCGTCGACCTCGTCGGCGTGCCGCTGCTGGTGAGCGCCGGCTACTACGCGTCCGCCTTCATGTACGTCTTCTACGGCGCCTTCACGCTCACGGGCTTCTTCGTCTGGATGCGCGCCCGCGGCACCGACGCGCCCGCGGTCGAGACGGCCTTCCCGGATCCGCGGATCGTCGAGGCCCCAGCCGAGCGCTAG
- a CDS encoding LCP family protein, with translation MQHAPQRTRADRARVRGIARHGRLRTPSAGRTVMRGIGMTVAVALVSTLSVVGIAAWDLSRTVADNTVDISGGQTLPPSLGGIDGGANILIVGSDSRAGQGDGYGAAKDVGTATLNDVTMLLHISQDSSRATVISFPRDMLVPIPECEGPDGTKYAASSRAQLNESLSRGGFECTVRMVEGLTGLDIPYGGVVQFNGVVEMSNAVGGVEVCVANGIYDKKTDLSLDPGPHTLQGKDAVQFLRTRYGVGDGSDISRIGNQQVFLSALVRTIKSTDTLTNPAKLYGIARAVVDNMQLSTSLADLDTLVSVALTFKDIPLDDVVFLQYPGTVLANGRVQPDEAAAAQLVSLLASDADFSLGQPAATDEAGSVPAEGATTPPATAPPADASASTTPPTPTAEVLDPSITGQTAAQSTCSNGQG, from the coding sequence ATGCAGCACGCCCCCCAGAGGACCCGCGCCGACCGGGCCCGTGTCCGCGGCATCGCCCGCCACGGCCGCCTGCGCACCCCGAGCGCGGGACGCACCGTGATGAGGGGCATCGGCATGACCGTGGCGGTCGCCCTGGTGAGCACGCTCTCGGTCGTGGGCATCGCCGCCTGGGACCTCTCCCGCACCGTCGCCGACAACACGGTCGACATCTCGGGCGGCCAGACGCTCCCGCCCTCGCTCGGCGGCATCGACGGCGGCGCGAACATCCTCATCGTCGGCAGCGACAGCCGCGCCGGCCAGGGCGACGGCTACGGCGCCGCGAAGGACGTGGGCACGGCCACCCTCAACGACGTCACGATGCTGCTGCACATCAGCCAGGACAGCAGCCGCGCGACGGTCATCTCCTTCCCGCGCGACATGCTCGTGCCCATCCCGGAGTGCGAGGGCCCCGACGGCACGAAGTACGCCGCGAGCTCGCGCGCGCAGCTCAACGAGTCGCTCTCCCGCGGCGGGTTCGAGTGCACCGTGCGCATGGTCGAGGGCCTCACCGGGCTCGACATCCCGTACGGCGGCGTCGTGCAGTTCAACGGCGTGGTCGAGATGTCCAACGCGGTCGGCGGCGTCGAGGTGTGCGTGGCCAACGGGATCTACGACAAGAAGACCGACCTGTCGCTGGATCCCGGGCCGCACACGCTCCAGGGCAAGGACGCCGTGCAGTTCCTCCGCACGCGCTACGGCGTGGGCGACGGCAGCGACATCTCGCGCATCGGCAACCAGCAGGTGTTCCTGAGCGCGCTCGTGCGCACGATCAAGAGCACGGACACGCTGACCAACCCGGCGAAGCTCTACGGCATCGCGCGCGCCGTGGTCGACAACATGCAGCTGTCCACCTCGCTCGCCGACCTCGACACGCTCGTGTCGGTGGCGCTCACCTTCAAGGACATCCCGCTCGACGACGTCGTGTTCCTGCAGTACCCCGGCACGGTCCTCGCGAACGGGCGCGTCCAGCCGGATGAGGCGGCGGCCGCGCAGCTCGTGAGCCTGCTCGCCTCCGACGCGGACTTCTCGCTCGGTCAGCCGGCCGCGACCGACGAGGCCGGCAGCGTCCCGGCCGAGGGCGCGACCACGCCGCCCGCGACCGCGCCGCCGGCCGACGCATCGGCGTCGACGACGCCGCCCACCCCGACGGCCGAGGTGCTCGACCCGAGCATCACCGGCCAGACGGCGGCGCAGAGCACCTGCTCCAACGGCCAGGGCTGA
- a CDS encoding aldo/keto reductase: MTDTTTRPAGASGTFTIGGDLPVVRLGYGTMQLTGEGVWGAPEDPAEAVRVIRRAAELGVTFFDTADSYGPFVAEELLKEALHPYADDVVIATKGGLTRPGPGDWQPVGRPEYLRQQAELSLRHLGLERIDLYQLHRIDPAVPLADQIGVLKDLQSEGKIRHIGLSEVQVDDVKAAREIAEIVSVQNLFNLAKRDAEPLLDYAEAEGLAFIPWFPLATGELAKDGGPLDALAKQHDARASQLALAWLLRRSPVMLPIPGTKSVGHVEDNIAAAGIELTDDEFQALTDAV; encoded by the coding sequence ATGACCGACACCACCACACGCCCCGCCGGGGCCTCCGGCACGTTCACCATCGGCGGCGACCTGCCCGTCGTCCGGCTCGGCTACGGCACCATGCAGCTGACCGGCGAGGGCGTCTGGGGCGCCCCCGAGGATCCGGCCGAGGCCGTCCGCGTCATCCGCCGCGCCGCCGAGCTCGGCGTCACGTTCTTCGACACCGCCGACTCGTACGGCCCGTTCGTCGCCGAGGAGCTCCTCAAGGAGGCGCTCCACCCGTACGCCGACGACGTCGTCATCGCGACCAAGGGCGGGCTCACGCGCCCCGGCCCCGGCGACTGGCAGCCCGTCGGCCGACCCGAGTACCTGCGCCAGCAGGCCGAGCTGAGCCTGCGCCACCTGGGCCTCGAGCGCATCGACCTCTACCAGCTGCACCGCATCGACCCCGCCGTGCCGCTCGCCGACCAGATCGGCGTGCTCAAGGACCTCCAGTCCGAGGGGAAGATCCGCCACATCGGGCTCTCCGAGGTGCAGGTCGACGACGTGAAGGCCGCTCGGGAGATCGCCGAGATCGTCTCGGTGCAGAACCTGTTCAACCTCGCCAAGCGCGACGCAGAGCCGCTGCTCGACTACGCCGAGGCCGAGGGCCTCGCCTTCATCCCGTGGTTCCCGCTCGCGACCGGCGAGCTCGCGAAGGACGGCGGCCCGCTCGACGCCCTCGCGAAGCAGCACGACGCGCGCGCCTCGCAGCTCGCGCTCGCCTGGCTCCTGCGCCGCTCGCCCGTCATGCTGCCGATCCCCGGCACCAAGTCGGTCGGCCACGTCGAGGACAACATCGCCGCGGCGGGCATCGAGCTCACCGACGACGAGTTCCAGGCGCTCACCGACGCCGTCTGA